One genomic window of Eptesicus fuscus isolate TK198812 chromosome 6, DD_ASM_mEF_20220401, whole genome shotgun sequence includes the following:
- the NKX2-5 gene encoding homeobox protein Nkx-2.5, which produces MFPSPGLTPTPFSVKDILNLEQQQRSLAAGELSARLEATLAPASCMLAAFKPEAYAGPEAAGPGLPELRAELGPAPSPAKCAPAFPAAPAFYPRAYGDPDPAKDLRADKKELCPLPKAVELEKPEADGAERPRARRRRKPRVLFSQAQVYELERRFKQQRYLSAPERDQLASVLKLTSTQVKIWFQNRRYKCKRQRQDQTLELVGLPPPPPPPARRIAVPVLVRDGKPCLGDSAPYAPAYGVGLNAYGYNAYPAYTGYGGAACSPGYSCAAAYPAGPPPAQSATAAANNNFVNFGVGDLNAVQSPGIPQGNSGVSTLHGIRAW; this is translated from the exons ATGTTCCCCAGCCCCGGGCTCACACCCACGCCGTTCTCCGTCAAAGACATTCTGAacctggagcagcagcagcgcaGCCTGGCCGCTGGGGAGCTCTCGGCGCGCCTGGAGGCCACCCTGGCGcccgcctcctgcatgctggcCGCCTTCAAGCCCGAGGCCTACGCGGGGCCCGAGGCCGCGGGGCCCGGCCTCCCCGAGCTGCGCGCCGAGCTGGGCCCCGCGCCCTCGCCGGCCAAGTGCGCGCCGGCCTTCCCGGCCGCCCCCGCCTTCTACCCGCGTGCCTACGGCGACCCCGACCCCGCCAAGGACCTCCGAGCCGATAAGAAAG AGCTGTGCCCGCTGCCGAAGGCGGTGGAGCTGGAGAAGCCCGAGGCGGACGGCGCGGAGCGGCCCCGGGCGCGGCGGCGGAGGAAGCCGCGCGTGCTCTTCTCGCAGGCGCAGGTCTACGAGCTGGAGCGGCGCTTCAAGCAGCAGCGGTACCTGTCGGCCCCCGAGCGCGACCAGCTGGCCAGCGTGCTGAAGCTCACGTCCACGCAGGTCAAGATCTGGTTCCAGAACCGGCGCTACAAGTGCAAGCGGCAGCGGCAGGACCAGACTCTGGAGCTGGTGGGgctgcccccgccgccgccgccgcccgcgcgcaGGATCGCGGTGCCCGTGCTGGTGCGCGACGGCAAGCCCTGCCTGGGGGACTCGGCGCCCTACGCCCCGGCCTACGGCGTGGGCCTCAACGCCTACGGCTACAACGCCTACCCCGCCTACACGGGCTACGGCGGCGCGGCCTGCAGCCCCGGCTACAGCTGCGCGGCCGCCTACCCCGCCGGGCCGCCCCCCGCGCAGTCCGCCACGGCCGCCGCCAACAACAACTTCGTGAACTTCGGCGTCGGGGACTTGAACGCGGTGCAGAGCCCCGGGATCCCGCAGGGCAACTCGGGGGTGTCGACGCTGCACGGCATCCGCGCCTGGTAG